One region of Miscanthus floridulus cultivar M001 chromosome 19, ASM1932011v1, whole genome shotgun sequence genomic DNA includes:
- the LOC136527058 gene encoding uncharacterized protein isoform X5, giving the protein MCLYNIVYFAEGEFCTSSKLRVVNDLLEGIHFVASMEAMYLGVRAGIHPSIIYDIISNAAGSSRIFVELVPKLLSEDPLLIDILNSARKNASHVMDMAKSVTFPLPLLGVAYQQLIHGSSAVTADGSASPLKVWEASFGVNIVDAASQQIYDASTLADQLVMESKAANQIGFIGLGAMGFGMASHLLKSGFCVVAYDVRTLLTFLSFPTPQFAQCIVAVRFADLGGSTKGSPEEVAKDVEILIIMVANESQADSVLFGNAGAVPVLSAGTSVILSSTVSPGFVIHLNRRLEAECRQIKLVDAPVSGGVKRAADGTLTIMASGTDEALHCTGSVLSALNEKLYVIKGGCGAASSVKMVNQLLAGVHIASAAEAMSFAARLNLRTRRVFEIMQHARGYSWMFGNRVPHMLDNDYTPYSAVDIFVKDLGIVSSESSNSRIPVHVSTIAHQLFISGSASGWGRYDDAAVVKVYETLTSVKVEGKAPMLSKEDVLRSLPAEWTEDPIDNLVPIASQSSKKILVVLDDDPTGTQTVHDIEVLTEWPVEALVEQFLKLPTCFFILTNSRSMTADKAMLLVQTICRNLEAAAKKVPGVSYTVVLRGDSTLRGHFPEEADAAVSVLGEMDAWIICPFFLQGGRYTINDVHYVADSDRLIPAGETEFAKDAAFGYKTSNLRQWVEEKTRGRVSENQVSTISITLLHKQGPTAVCEHLCSLEKGSVCIVNAASNRDMAVFASGMIQAELKGKRFLCRTAASFVSARIGIKPKPPICPNDLGLKRALTGGLIIVGSYVPKTTKQVDELRSQCGQSLRVIEVSVEMVSMKSMEDRDQEISRIVELGNAYIQSRKDTLVVTSRQLITGKTPEESLEINYKVSSALMEIVRRIDSKPHYIIAKGGITSSDIATKALEAKRAKVMGQALAGVPLWQLGPESRFPGVPYIVFPGNVGDNSALAKVVKSWASPSRSSTKELLLNAEKGGYAVGAFNVYNLEGIEAVVAAAETEKSPAILQIHPSALKQGGVPLVACCIAAAEQSSVPISVHYDHGISKSDLLQALEAGFDSVMVDGSHLTLGENILYTKSISSLAHAKGLLVEAELGRLSGSEDGLTVEEYEARFTDVAQAEGFIDETSIDGLAVCIGNVHGKYPPSGPNLRFDLLKDLRALTLKKGVSLVLHGASGLPHELVKECIDLGVRKFNVNTEVRNSYLESLRKPEKDLIQVMASAKEAMKAVVAEKLRLFGSSGKA; this is encoded by the exons ATGT GTCTATACAATATCGTTTACTTTGCTGAAGGTGAATTTTGCACTAGCAG CAAACTTAGGGTGGTGAATGATTTGCTGGAGGGCATTCATTTTGTTGCGTCTATGGAAGCAATGTATCTTGGTGTTCGAGCTGGGATTCATCCATCAATTATCTATGACATAATATCGAATGCTGCTGGGAGCTCAAG GATATTTGTGGAGTTAGTTCCAAAACTTCTGAGTGAGGATCCTTTGCTTATTGATATTCTAAACTCAGCAAGGAAAAATGCA AGCCATGTGATGGATATGGCAAAATCAGTAACATTTCCGCTGCCACTTCTGGGTGTTGCCTATCAACAATTGATACATG GTTCTTCAGCAGTAACTGCAGATGGATCTGCCTCACCACTGAAG GTTTGGGAAGCATCATTTGGAGTAAATATTGTAGATGCTGCCAGTCAACAAATCTATGATGCAAGCACATTAGCTGATCAGCTtgttatggaatctaaagcagCAAACCAGATTGGCTTCATTGGTCTTGGAGCTATGGGCTTTGGAATGGCATCCCATTTGCTGAAATCAGGGTTCTGTGTTGTTGCTTATGATGTGAGAACTCTTCTGACTTTCTTATCCTTCCCAACTCCACAATTTGCCCAATGTATTGTTGCAGTAAG GTTTGCTGATTTAGGTGGATCAACAAAAGGTTCTCCTGAGGAAGTAGCAAAAG ATGTGGAAATACTTATTATCATGGTTGCAAATGAGTCTCAAGCTGATAGTGTTCTTTTTGGAAATGCTGGTGCTGTACCAG TGTTATCTGCTGGAACATCTGTCATCCTTTCTTCTACAGTTTCTCCTGGATTTGTGATCCACCTCAACAGAAGATTAGAAG CTGAATGCCGACAGATAAAGTTGGTTGATGCTCCAGTATCTGGTGGTGTCAAAAGGGCGGCAGATGGGACACTAACT ATAATGGCTTCAGGGACAGATGAAGCTCTGCATTGCACTGGTTCTGTTCTGTCAG CGCTGAATGAAAAGTTGTATGTAATCAAAGGAGGATGTGGAGCTGCAAG TTCTGTTAAGATGGTCAACCAACTTCTTGCTGGGGTTCATATAGCCTCAGCAGCTGAAGCCATGTCATTTGCTGCTCGACTAAATTTGAGAACAAGAAGAGTCTTCGAAATTATGCAACATGCAAGAGGTTATTCATG GATGTTTGGAAATCGTGTGCCACACATGCTCGATAATGATTATACACCTTATTCTGCAGTGGATATATTTGTCAAGGATCTG GGTATAGTATCTTCTGAAAGTTCCAATTCGAGGATTCCAGTGCACGTCTCTACTATTGCCCACCAGCTGTTTATTTCAG GATCTGCTTCTGGGTGGGGTAGATATGACGATGCTGCCGTTGTGAAG GTCTATGAGACATTAACTAGTGTAAAAGTTGAAGGGAAGGCTCCCATGCTCAGTAAAGAAGATGTCCTTCGTTCTCTTCctgctgaatggacagaagatCCAATTGATAATCTTGTACCTATTGCATCTCAAAGTAGCAAAAAGATTCTTGTAGTTTTAGATGATGATCCAACTGGGACTCAAACAGTTCATGATATAGAAGTTTTAACTGAATG GCCTGTTGAAGCCCTTGTCGAACAGTTTCTCAAGCTACCAACTTGCTTTTTTATTTTGACAAACTCTCGTTCCATGACTGCTGATAAG GCCATGCTGCTAGTACAAACTATCTGCAGAAATCTTGAAGCTGCAGCAAAGAAGGTCCCTGGTGTTAGTTATACAGTAGTCTTGAGAGGTGATTCAACTCTACGTGGTCATTTCCCAGAG GAAGCTGACGCTGCTGTCTCAGTATTAGGTGAGATGGATGCTTGGATAATCTGTCCATTTTTTCTTCAAGGTGGGAGATACACTATTAATGACGTCCACTACGTCGCAGACTCTGATAG ATTAATTCCTGCTGGTGAAACCGAATTTGCCAAGGATGCAGCTTTTGGCTATAAAACTTCCAATCTAAGACAG TGGGTTGAAGAGAAGACAAGAGGACGGGTTTCGGAGAACCAAGTTTCAACAATTTCCATAACTCTCTTGCATAAACAAGGACCAACTGCTGTCTGTGAGCATCTCTGTAGCTTGGAGAAG GGCTCTGTGTGCATCGTAAATGCTGCTAGTAACAGGGACATGGCCGTCTTTGCTTCTGGAATGATCCAG GCTGAATTGAAAGGAAAGCGGTTTCTCTGCCGCACAGCTGCAAGTTTTGTGAGCGCAAGGATTGGGATCAAGCCAAAGCCACCTATCTGTCCAAATGACCTTGGCTTAAAAAGAGCTTTAACTGGAGGCCTCATAATTGTTGGTTCGTATGTGCCAAAAACTACAAAGCAG GTTGATGAGTTGCGATCACAGTGCGGGCAATCTCTTCGAGTAATAGAG GTGTCTGTCGAGATGGTTTCAATGAAATCAATGGAGGACAGAGACCAAGAAATCAGTCGAATTGTTGAACTAGGGAATGCTTATATACAATCCAGAAAAGACACTCTAGTTGTCACCAGCCGCCAACTCATTACTGGAAAAA CTCCTGAAGAAAGCTTAGAAATTAATTATAAAGTGAGTTCAGCACTAATGGAGATTGTGAGAAGGATTGATAGTAAACCTCATTACATCATTGCAAAG GGAGGAATCACTTCATCTGATATTGCTACAAAAGCTTTGGAAGCTAAACGTGCCAAAGTCATGGGACAAGCATTAGCTGGTGTACCATTGTGGCAGCTTGGTCCTGAGAGTAGATTTCCTGGGGTCCCTTACATTGTTTTTCCTG GTAATGTTGGTGATAACAGTGCTCTTGCTAAAGTGGTGAAAAGTTGGGCTTCCCCATCTAGAAGTTCTACAAAAGAACTTCTTCTT AATGCGGAGAAGGGCGGTTATGCTGTTGGTGCTTTCAATGTGTATAACCTTGAGGGAATTGAAGCTGTTGTTGCAGCAGCAGAGACTGAAAAGAGTCCTGCTATCCTGCAG ATTCATCCCAGTGCTCTGAAGCAAGGTGGAGTCCCATTGGTAGCATGTTGCATTGCTGCTGCAGAACAATCCAGT GTGCCTATCAGTGTTCACTATGATCACGGCATTTCCAAGTCAGACTTGCTTCAAGCTCTTGAAGCG GGATTTGATTCAGTCATGGTGGATGGTTCCCATCTAACTTTAGGGGAGAACATCTTATACACAAAGAGCATATCTTCCTTGGCTCATGCAAAAGGTTTACTTGTGGAAGCTGAGTTGGGTAGGCTCTCAGGCTCCGAAGATGGCCTGACCGTTGAAGAATATGAAGCAAGATTTACTGATGTTGCCCAG GCTGAGGGATTTATTGATGAGACAAGCATTGATGGTCTAGCAGTTTGCATTGGAAATGTTCATGGAAAATATCCACCTAGTGGACCAAACCTCAGATTTGACTTGCTAAAG GACCTTCGTGCATTGACCTTAAAGAAAGGAGTTAGCTTGGTTCTCCATGGAGCATCTGGTCTACCTCATGAGCTCGTAAAG GAGTGCATAGACTTGGGCGTGAGAAAATTCAATGTGAACACCGAGGTTCGGAATAGCTACCTGGAGTCCCTTAGAAAGCCAGAAAAGGACCTGATTCAGGTCATGGCGTCTGCTAAAGAAGCAATGAAAGCTGTGGTAGCAGAGAAGCTGCGCCTCTTTGGATCTTCTGGGAAAGCCTGA
- the LOC136527058 gene encoding uncharacterized protein isoform X6 translates to MSSTAAPVAFIGADELSVELAASFLRSGARVRSFVPEAERSPSAALAELNGLLRCASPVEAARDAALVVVLSDAGGVDELFFGVEGIAKGLCAGSIVLIRSTLLPSQLEKLEQKLTGEKKDVFLLDGYIFSGLSDELKQQIIIVASGRQDIAERARKFFHSLYNIVYFAEGEFCTSSKLRVVNDLLEGIHFVASMEAMYLGVRAGIHPSIIYDIISNAAGSSRIFVELVPKLLSEDPLLIDILNSARKNASHVMDMAKSVTFPLPLLGVAYQQLIHGSSAVTADGSASPLKVWEASFGVNIVDAASQQIYDASTLADQLVMESKAANQIGFIGLGAMGFGMASHLLKSGFCVVAYDVYMPTMARFADLGGSTKGSPEEVAKDVEILIIMVANESQADSVLFGNAGAVPVLSAGTSVILSSTVSPGFVIHLNRRLEAECRQIKLVDAPVSGGVKRAADGTLTIMASGTDEALHCTGSVLSALNEKLYVIKGGCGAARMFGNRVPHMLDNDYTPYSAVDIFVKDLVWINDLLFVDVVSYHQYIIMLASCLFQGIVSSESSNSRIPVHVSTIAHQLFISGSASGWGRYDDAAVVKVYETLTSVKVEGKAPMLSKEDVLRSLPAEWTEDPIDNLVPIASQSSKKILVVLDDDPTGTQTVHDIEVLTEWPVEALVEQFLKLPTCFFILTNSRSMTADKAMLLVQTICRNLEAAAKKVPGVSYTVVLRGDSTLRGHFPEEADAAVSVLGEMDAWIICPFFLQGGRYTINDVHYVADSDRLIPAGETEFAKDAAFGYKTSNLRQWVEEKTRGRVSENQVSTISITLLHKQGPTAVCEHLCSLEKGSVCIVNAASNRDMAVFASGMIQAELKGKRFLCRTAASFVSARIGIKPKPPICPNDLGLKRALTGGLIIVGSYVPKTTKQVDELRSQCGQSLRVIEVSVEMVSMKSMEDRDQEISRIVELGNAYIQSRKDTLVVTSRQLITGKTPEESLEINYKVSSALMEIVRRIDSKPHYIIAKGGITSSDIATKALEAKRAKVMGQALAGVPLWQLGPESRFPGVPYIVFPGNVGDNSALAKVVKSWASPSRSSTKELLLNAEKGGYAVGAFNVYNLEGIEAVVAAAETEKSPAILQIHPSALKQGGVPLVACCIAAAEQSSVPISVHYDHGISKSDLLQALEAGFDSVMVDGSHLTLGENILYTKSISSLAHAKGLLVEAELGRLSGSEDGLTVEEYEARFTDVAQAEGFIDETSIDGLAVCIGNVHGKYPPSGPNLRFDLLKDLRALTLKKGVSLVLHGASGLPHELVKECIDLGVRKFNVNTEVRNSYLESLRKPEKDLIQVMASAKEAMKAVVAEKLRLFGSSGKA, encoded by the exons ATGTCGTCGACCGCGGCCCCCGTGGCCTTCATCGGCGCGGACGAGCTCAGCGTCGAGCTCGCCGCCTCCTTCCTCCGCTCCGGCGCCCGCGTCCGCTCGTTCGTCCCCGAG GCGGAACGGTCGCCATCTGCGGCGCTCGCGGAGTTGAATGGCCTCCTCCGGTGCGCGAGCCCAGTGGAAGCCGCGCGAG ATGCTGCGCTGGTCGTTGTGCTAAGCGATGCTGGTGGAGTTGACGAGTTGTTCTTCGGAGTTGAGGGTATCGCGAAAG GATTATGCGCGGGTTCGATTGTATTGATTCGTTCGACATTGCTGCCTAGCCAGTTGGAGAAGCTGGAGCAGAAGCTTACAG GTGAGAAGAAGGATGTCTTCCTTCTGGATGGATACATTTTCAGTGGTTTATCTGATGAACTAAAGCAACAGATTATT ATTGTTGCATCTGGGAGACAGGACATAGCAGAAAGAGCTAGAAAGTTTTTCCATA GTCTATACAATATCGTTTACTTTGCTGAAGGTGAATTTTGCACTAGCAG CAAACTTAGGGTGGTGAATGATTTGCTGGAGGGCATTCATTTTGTTGCGTCTATGGAAGCAATGTATCTTGGTGTTCGAGCTGGGATTCATCCATCAATTATCTATGACATAATATCGAATGCTGCTGGGAGCTCAAG GATATTTGTGGAGTTAGTTCCAAAACTTCTGAGTGAGGATCCTTTGCTTATTGATATTCTAAACTCAGCAAGGAAAAATGCA AGCCATGTGATGGATATGGCAAAATCAGTAACATTTCCGCTGCCACTTCTGGGTGTTGCCTATCAACAATTGATACATG GTTCTTCAGCAGTAACTGCAGATGGATCTGCCTCACCACTGAAG GTTTGGGAAGCATCATTTGGAGTAAATATTGTAGATGCTGCCAGTCAACAAATCTATGATGCAAGCACATTAGCTGATCAGCTtgttatggaatctaaagcagCAAACCAGATTGGCTTCATTGGTCTTGGAGCTATGGGCTTTGGAATGGCATCCCATTTGCTGAAATCAGGGTTCTGTGTTGTTGCTTATGAT GTCTACATGCCAACAATGGCCAGGTTTGCTGATTTAGGTGGATCAACAAAAGGTTCTCCTGAGGAAGTAGCAAAAG ATGTGGAAATACTTATTATCATGGTTGCAAATGAGTCTCAAGCTGATAGTGTTCTTTTTGGAAATGCTGGTGCTGTACCAG TGTTATCTGCTGGAACATCTGTCATCCTTTCTTCTACAGTTTCTCCTGGATTTGTGATCCACCTCAACAGAAGATTAGAAG CTGAATGCCGACAGATAAAGTTGGTTGATGCTCCAGTATCTGGTGGTGTCAAAAGGGCGGCAGATGGGACACTAACT ATAATGGCTTCAGGGACAGATGAAGCTCTGCATTGCACTGGTTCTGTTCTGTCAG CGCTGAATGAAAAGTTGTATGTAATCAAAGGAGGATGTGGAGCTGCAAG GATGTTTGGAAATCGTGTGCCACACATGCTCGATAATGATTATACACCTTATTCTGCAGTGGATATATTTGTCAAGGATCTGGTATGGATAAATGACCTTTTATTTGTTGATGTTGTTAGCTACCATCAATATATTATAATGCTTGCATCTTGTCTTTTCCAGGGTATAGTATCTTCTGAAAGTTCCAATTCGAGGATTCCAGTGCACGTCTCTACTATTGCCCACCAGCTGTTTATTTCAG GATCTGCTTCTGGGTGGGGTAGATATGACGATGCTGCCGTTGTGAAG GTCTATGAGACATTAACTAGTGTAAAAGTTGAAGGGAAGGCTCCCATGCTCAGTAAAGAAGATGTCCTTCGTTCTCTTCctgctgaatggacagaagatCCAATTGATAATCTTGTACCTATTGCATCTCAAAGTAGCAAAAAGATTCTTGTAGTTTTAGATGATGATCCAACTGGGACTCAAACAGTTCATGATATAGAAGTTTTAACTGAATG GCCTGTTGAAGCCCTTGTCGAACAGTTTCTCAAGCTACCAACTTGCTTTTTTATTTTGACAAACTCTCGTTCCATGACTGCTGATAAG GCCATGCTGCTAGTACAAACTATCTGCAGAAATCTTGAAGCTGCAGCAAAGAAGGTCCCTGGTGTTAGTTATACAGTAGTCTTGAGAGGTGATTCAACTCTACGTGGTCATTTCCCAGAG GAAGCTGACGCTGCTGTCTCAGTATTAGGTGAGATGGATGCTTGGATAATCTGTCCATTTTTTCTTCAAGGTGGGAGATACACTATTAATGACGTCCACTACGTCGCAGACTCTGATAG ATTAATTCCTGCTGGTGAAACCGAATTTGCCAAGGATGCAGCTTTTGGCTATAAAACTTCCAATCTAAGACAG TGGGTTGAAGAGAAGACAAGAGGACGGGTTTCGGAGAACCAAGTTTCAACAATTTCCATAACTCTCTTGCATAAACAAGGACCAACTGCTGTCTGTGAGCATCTCTGTAGCTTGGAGAAG GGCTCTGTGTGCATCGTAAATGCTGCTAGTAACAGGGACATGGCCGTCTTTGCTTCTGGAATGATCCAG GCTGAATTGAAAGGAAAGCGGTTTCTCTGCCGCACAGCTGCAAGTTTTGTGAGCGCAAGGATTGGGATCAAGCCAAAGCCACCTATCTGTCCAAATGACCTTGGCTTAAAAAGAGCTTTAACTGGAGGCCTCATAATTGTTGGTTCGTATGTGCCAAAAACTACAAAGCAG GTTGATGAGTTGCGATCACAGTGCGGGCAATCTCTTCGAGTAATAGAG GTGTCTGTCGAGATGGTTTCAATGAAATCAATGGAGGACAGAGACCAAGAAATCAGTCGAATTGTTGAACTAGGGAATGCTTATATACAATCCAGAAAAGACACTCTAGTTGTCACCAGCCGCCAACTCATTACTGGAAAAA CTCCTGAAGAAAGCTTAGAAATTAATTATAAAGTGAGTTCAGCACTAATGGAGATTGTGAGAAGGATTGATAGTAAACCTCATTACATCATTGCAAAG GGAGGAATCACTTCATCTGATATTGCTACAAAAGCTTTGGAAGCTAAACGTGCCAAAGTCATGGGACAAGCATTAGCTGGTGTACCATTGTGGCAGCTTGGTCCTGAGAGTAGATTTCCTGGGGTCCCTTACATTGTTTTTCCTG GTAATGTTGGTGATAACAGTGCTCTTGCTAAAGTGGTGAAAAGTTGGGCTTCCCCATCTAGAAGTTCTACAAAAGAACTTCTTCTT AATGCGGAGAAGGGCGGTTATGCTGTTGGTGCTTTCAATGTGTATAACCTTGAGGGAATTGAAGCTGTTGTTGCAGCAGCAGAGACTGAAAAGAGTCCTGCTATCCTGCAG ATTCATCCCAGTGCTCTGAAGCAAGGTGGAGTCCCATTGGTAGCATGTTGCATTGCTGCTGCAGAACAATCCAGT GTGCCTATCAGTGTTCACTATGATCACGGCATTTCCAAGTCAGACTTGCTTCAAGCTCTTGAAGCG GGATTTGATTCAGTCATGGTGGATGGTTCCCATCTAACTTTAGGGGAGAACATCTTATACACAAAGAGCATATCTTCCTTGGCTCATGCAAAAGGTTTACTTGTGGAAGCTGAGTTGGGTAGGCTCTCAGGCTCCGAAGATGGCCTGACCGTTGAAGAATATGAAGCAAGATTTACTGATGTTGCCCAG GCTGAGGGATTTATTGATGAGACAAGCATTGATGGTCTAGCAGTTTGCATTGGAAATGTTCATGGAAAATATCCACCTAGTGGACCAAACCTCAGATTTGACTTGCTAAAG GACCTTCGTGCATTGACCTTAAAGAAAGGAGTTAGCTTGGTTCTCCATGGAGCATCTGGTCTACCTCATGAGCTCGTAAAG GAGTGCATAGACTTGGGCGTGAGAAAATTCAATGTGAACACCGAGGTTCGGAATAGCTACCTGGAGTCCCTTAGAAAGCCAGAAAAGGACCTGATTCAGGTCATGGCGTCTGCTAAAGAAGCAATGAAAGCTGTGGTAGCAGAGAAGCTGCGCCTCTTTGGATCTTCTGGGAAAGCCTGA